Proteins found in one Serinicoccus marinus DSM 15273 genomic segment:
- a CDS encoding Mur ligase family protein, with protein sequence MRLSDLAATLGADDRAGRGVPDDRDSDGHGDRAADGPSDRDLGDIEVTGVSHQADWIHPGDAFVAVRGARFDGHTFIADAVARGAVAVIGEGLPEGATCPVPYLRVDAVRPALADAATAIAGRPSDALSVIGVTGTDGKTTTSCLALHLLRACGRPTGLLSTIGYELPDGVLRQPPSHFTTPEAPQVQQILRDMVQAGASDAVVESSSHALALDRVRGVDYDVAVWTNLTGEHLDFHGSMEQYFADKARLVQRARHGVLNVDDTPWFDQLVPLATADGGTVSTYSAEGHDADWRATDVEEGPDAITFTVHAPQGSAAARLPMIGRFNVANALAAMAGVAATGVGLEELVAGLASFGGSRGGWRWSSAATASRASSSTSHIPHRAWRRRWRRCG encoded by the coding sequence ATGCGACTGAGCGACCTCGCCGCGACCCTGGGTGCCGACGACCGGGCGGGCCGTGGCGTCCCCGACGACCGCGACTCCGACGGCCACGGCGACCGTGCCGCTGACGGCCCCAGCGACCGCGACCTCGGCGACATCGAGGTGACCGGCGTCAGCCACCAGGCCGACTGGATCCACCCCGGCGACGCCTTCGTCGCGGTGCGCGGCGCCCGCTTCGACGGGCACACCTTCATCGCCGACGCCGTCGCGCGCGGCGCGGTCGCCGTCATCGGTGAGGGTCTGCCCGAGGGCGCCACCTGCCCGGTGCCCTACCTGCGCGTCGACGCGGTGCGACCGGCGCTGGCCGATGCCGCCACCGCGATCGCCGGTCGCCCCAGCGACGCGCTGAGCGTCATCGGCGTGACCGGGACCGACGGCAAGACGACGACCTCCTGCCTGGCGCTGCACCTGCTGCGCGCGTGCGGCCGGCCGACCGGGCTGCTGTCCACGATCGGCTACGAGCTGCCCGACGGCGTGCTGCGCCAGCCGCCCTCGCACTTCACCACGCCCGAGGCGCCACAGGTCCAGCAGATCCTGCGCGACATGGTGCAGGCCGGGGCGAGCGACGCGGTCGTCGAGTCCTCCAGCCACGCCCTCGCGCTCGACCGGGTGCGCGGGGTCGACTACGACGTCGCCGTGTGGACCAACCTCACCGGCGAGCACCTCGACTTCCACGGCTCGATGGAGCAGTACTTCGCGGACAAGGCGCGGCTGGTGCAGCGCGCGCGGCACGGCGTGCTCAACGTCGACGACACCCCGTGGTTCGACCAGCTCGTGCCGCTCGCGACCGCAGACGGGGGCACGGTGAGCACCTACTCCGCCGAGGGTCACGACGCCGACTGGCGGGCGACCGACGTCGAGGAGGGCCCGGACGCGATCACCTTCACGGTGCACGCGCCGCAGGGCAGCGCGGCGGCGCGGCTGCCGATGATCGGGCGCTTCAACGTCGCCAACGCGCTCGCCGCGATGGCCGGGGTCGCGGCGACGGGGGTCGGGCTCGAGGAGCTGGTCGCGGGGCTGGCGAGCTTCGGCGGGTCGCGGGGCGGATGGAGATGGTCGAGCGCCGCGACGGCGAGCCGCGCGTCATCGTCGACTTCGCACATACCCCACCGAGCCTGGAGAAGGCGCTGGCGACGGTGCGGGTGA
- a CDS encoding glutamate ligase domain-containing protein gives MVERRDGEPRVIVDFAHTPPSLEKALATVRVTTRGALWVVLGSAGGPRDPSKRAPLGRVATGHADRVVFTEEDHRTTPLQDILDEMERGAREAGRDNFVSIGDRTDAIRYAVREAGADDTVVLAGKGPEETMERGTELVPWEEIEEARRALAARRRERD, from the coding sequence ATGGTCGAGCGCCGCGACGGCGAGCCGCGCGTCATCGTCGACTTCGCACATACCCCACCGAGCCTGGAGAAGGCGCTGGCGACGGTGCGGGTGACGACGCGGGGAGCGCTCTGGGTCGTGCTCGGATCGGCAGGCGGGCCACGGGACCCCTCCAAGCGGGCACCGTTGGGGCGGGTCGCCACCGGGCACGCCGACCGCGTCGTCTTCACCGAGGAGGACCACCGCACCACGCCGCTGCAGGACATCCTGGACGAGATGGAGCGCGGCGCGCGCGAGGCCGGGCGGGACAACTTCGTCTCGATCGGTGACCGCACCGACGCGATCCGGTATGCCGTGCGCGAGGCCGGCGCCGACGACACCGTCGTGCTCGCGGGCAAGGGACCGGAGGAGACGATGGAGCGTGGCACCGAGCTGGTGCCGTGGGAGGAGATCGAAGAGGCCCGCCGCGCGCTCGCGGCGCGGCGTCGCGAGCGGGACTGA